A section of the Streptococcus oriscaviae genome encodes:
- a CDS encoding DNA glycosylase AlkZ-like family protein codes for MNQETWKGIILKKQGLLEGQSVEKICQHLNGLQAQFQPYVHIGFQNRMTEEAFQEADWQEKLTRQWSIRRTVHAYLKSEIPLYIHEGRMADTAYLQTEYRDELSPKTKQRFHQVILEGLSQQSLTRDQIKDLCRAEKISLEDEKRIFNAWGGLLRYMVERGEIYQGYGAKRFHLLKDFQPLPKKEAELEIARRYFSGFGPVSLADARYYFKENKSTVLDWMKQLDLKIIQVAGEERFYLGDLEEAELPKCLFIAGFDQLLLGYEKKANPFFEPKHIRQIYTLTGIIKPTVFYKGRLVATWKRDKKDIILDVFEDLTRSELKELEGYKQAYQAKLP; via the coding sequence ATGAATCAGGAAACTTGGAAAGGAATTATTCTCAAGAAACAAGGGCTGCTGGAAGGGCAATCTGTTGAAAAAATCTGTCAACATCTCAATGGCCTGCAGGCTCAGTTCCAGCCCTATGTCCATATTGGTTTTCAGAATCGGATGACGGAAGAGGCATTTCAAGAGGCAGATTGGCAGGAAAAACTGACCCGCCAGTGGTCAATCCGTAGGACTGTCCACGCCTATCTCAAATCTGAAATTCCCCTTTACATTCACGAGGGGCGTATGGCTGACACTGCCTATCTACAAACTGAGTACCGAGATGAATTAAGCCCTAAAACCAAGCAACGATTCCACCAAGTCATCCTAGAGGGGTTGAGTCAGCAATCCTTGACCCGGGACCAGATAAAGGATCTTTGTCGGGCAGAAAAGATCAGCCTAGAAGATGAAAAGCGGATTTTCAATGCTTGGGGCGGGCTCTTGCGCTATATGGTTGAAAGGGGAGAAATCTACCAAGGGTACGGAGCCAAGCGTTTCCACTTGCTCAAGGATTTTCAACCCCTGCCCAAGAAAGAAGCGGAGCTGGAAATTGCACGGCGGTATTTTTCTGGATTTGGCCCAGTCAGTCTGGCAGATGCCCGTTATTATTTCAAAGAAAATAAGTCAACTGTACTTGATTGGATGAAGCAGCTGGACTTAAAAATCATCCAAGTCGCTGGTGAAGAACGTTTTTATCTGGGTGATTTGGAAGAAGCGGAGCTGCCAAAATGTTTGTTCATCGCTGGTTTTGACCAGCTCTTGCTGGGTTATGAAAAGAAGGCCAATCCATTTTTTGAGCCCAAACACATCCGCCAAATCTACACCTTGACCGGCATTATCAAACCGACTGTCTTTTACAAGGGGCGCCTGGTTGCCACTTGGAAGCGAGATAAGAAAGACATTATTTTGGATGTTTTTGAAGACTTGACCCGTTCTGAGCTGAAGGAGTTGGAAGGCTACAAGCAAGCCTATCAAGCCAAGTTGCCTTAG
- a CDS encoding response regulator transcription factor — MMEKEKIYIVEDDEMIVQILKQHLGKSYQVDSVKNFRAVSQEVAELQPDLVLMDISLPYYNGFYWTTEIRKTMTMPIIFISSSDDEMNAVMAMNMGGDDFVSKPFSLGILDAKIAAFLRRVNQFSQSTVLKLDEFQLSTDGRFTNGEQQIQLSLTETKILTTLMKEQGQVVAKEVLLEKLWENEEFIDQNTLNVNMTRLRKKINELGFNRIHTVRGVGYVIK; from the coding sequence ATGATGGAAAAAGAAAAAATATATATCGTTGAAGATGATGAAATGATTGTCCAGATTTTAAAACAGCATCTGGGCAAATCCTATCAAGTGGATAGTGTGAAGAATTTCCGTGCAGTTAGTCAAGAAGTAGCAGAGTTGCAGCCTGACTTGGTACTCATGGATATTAGTCTGCCTTACTATAATGGCTTTTACTGGACGACGGAAATTCGCAAAACCATGACCATGCCTATTATTTTTATTTCCTCTAGTGATGATGAGATGAATGCAGTCATGGCCATGAATATGGGCGGTGATGACTTTGTATCAAAACCTTTTTCGCTAGGGATTCTTGATGCCAAAATTGCTGCATTTCTACGTCGAGTCAATCAATTCAGTCAATCAACAGTTCTGAAATTGGATGAGTTCCAGCTGAGTACAGACGGACGGTTTACAAACGGAGAGCAACAAATTCAACTCTCACTCACAGAAACAAAAATTTTAACCACTCTTATGAAGGAACAAGGGCAGGTAGTTGCCAAGGAAGTACTGCTAGAAAAGCTCTGGGAAAATGAAGAATTTATCGACCAGAATACACTCAATGTCAATATGACTCGCCTGCGCAAAAAAATCAATGAGTTAGGTTTTAACCGCATTCATACTGTCCGAGGTGTGGGGTACGTTATTAAATGA
- a CDS encoding type II toxin-antitoxin system RelE family toxin, producing the protein MKTYYKLVPTSRFIEQLKKLDKFTQKQITNYLSSHVTDNPRQHGKALTANRSGQWRYRIGNYRVITSIEDDKLIVTSLKMRNGSV; encoded by the coding sequence ATGAAGACCTACTATAAACTCGTACCGACCAGTCGTTTTATCGAACAGTTAAAAAAGTTGGACAAATTTACCCAAAAACAGATTACCAACTATCTGTCCAGTCATGTGACCGACAACCCTAGACAACACGGAAAAGCCTTGACAGCCAATCGTTCTGGCCAATGGCGGTACCGTATCGGCAATTACCGCGTCATTACCAGCATTGAGGACGATAAATTGATTGTAACAAGTCTAAAAATGAGAAATGGAAGTGTGTAA
- a CDS encoding sensor histidine kinase, whose amino-acid sequence MIAKFFREYRSLYVCYGVLAGSFILLFFLYQLPTEFLQNALLLSLTLLILLTAGLFWKFRNRMRALKDYVHEEALPLLNKPVDLAYLSLIEAEKQATREQLLDYKSREEDLQAMVKMWSHQMKVPLAALSLMSQTEQLKPADVNHQLLRLDNYMANLLNYLKLTSHSSDFRFEEVEVREVVVEVVKKYRNQFLQKEIGVSIDGNWSIKTDRKWLSFALSQIIDNALKYNKTGGSVTICLDKGISVKDTGIGILAEDIPRLFDEGFTGYNGREHQKATGFGLYLAKRVLNQLELTIQVESQIEIGTQVTIEKVR is encoded by the coding sequence ATGATTGCTAAATTTTTTCGAGAATACAGGAGTTTGTATGTTTGCTATGGGGTGCTGGCTGGTAGTTTTATCCTGCTTTTCTTTCTCTACCAGCTGCCCACCGAATTTCTGCAAAACGCTCTGCTATTGTCCCTAACTCTCTTAATCCTACTGACAGCGGGTCTTTTCTGGAAGTTTCGCAATCGCATGAGAGCATTGAAGGATTATGTGCATGAAGAGGCTCTGCCCTTGCTTAATAAACCGGTGGATTTGGCTTATCTCAGCCTCATTGAAGCAGAAAAGCAGGCTACACGGGAACAGCTTTTAGACTACAAGTCCAGAGAAGAAGATTTGCAAGCCATGGTGAAAATGTGGTCGCATCAGATGAAAGTCCCTCTGGCTGCCCTTTCTTTGATGAGCCAGACGGAACAGTTAAAACCTGCTGATGTGAACCACCAGCTTTTGCGGTTGGATAATTACATGGCCAACCTGCTCAACTATCTCAAACTGACCAGTCATTCCAGCGATTTTCGATTTGAAGAGGTTGAAGTGAGAGAAGTAGTGGTCGAAGTGGTCAAAAAATACCGAAACCAATTCCTGCAGAAAGAAATTGGAGTCAGCATAGATGGTAACTGGTCCATCAAAACCGACAGGAAATGGCTAAGTTTTGCTCTGTCACAAATCATTGATAACGCCCTTAAATACAACAAGACTGGCGGCAGTGTGACTATTTGCTTGGATAAGGGGATTTCGGTCAAGGATACGGGAATTGGTATACTGGCTGAAGATATTCCGCGACTGTTTGATGAAGGTTTCACAGGCTACAATGGCCGTGAGCACCAAAAGGCAACTGGCTTTGGGCTCTATCTAGCCAAGCGTGTCTTGAATCAGCTAGAGTTGACCATTCAAGTAGAGAGTCAGATAGAAATTGGTACTCAGGTAACCATAGAGAAAGTACGGTAA
- a CDS encoding esterase family protein, translating into MHVEFLSHWSGHLGREMNLNRYGHAGIPVVVFASSGGSYNEYADFGMIEACRGSIEAGKVQFFTLTSVDKESWLAEWKSMHDRAQAHRAYERYVIEEAIPFIKHKTGWFDPMMTTGCSMGAYHALNFFLQHPDVFNKVIALSGIYDARFFDHNQDYGGDEAVYQNSPADYIWNQNDGWFIDRYRQSDIIVCTGLGDWEQDGLESFYNLKRAFEEKNIPAWFDTWGTDVAHDWIWWRKQMPYFLHALGL; encoded by the coding sequence ATGCATGTAGAATTTTTAAGTCACTGGTCTGGCCATCTTGGCCGTGAAATGAACCTCAACCGCTATGGTCATGCGGGGATTCCAGTTGTTGTTTTTGCTTCTTCGGGCGGTTCTTACAATGAATATGCTGATTTTGGGATGATTGAAGCTTGTCGCGGTTCGATTGAAGCTGGCAAGGTACAATTTTTCACCTTGACCAGTGTAGATAAGGAGAGCTGGTTGGCTGAATGGAAGTCCATGCATGATCGTGCGCAAGCCCACAGGGCATATGAGCGCTACGTTATTGAAGAAGCGATTCCTTTTATCAAACACAAGACGGGCTGGTTTGATCCTATGATGACAACAGGTTGCTCTATGGGAGCCTATCATGCTCTTAATTTCTTCTTACAGCATCCAGATGTCTTCAATAAGGTTATAGCTTTGTCTGGTATTTATGATGCTCGCTTCTTTGATCATAATCAAGATTATGGCGGTGACGAAGCGGTTTATCAAAACTCACCAGCAGACTACATCTGGAATCAAAATGATGGCTGGTTTATCGACCGCTACCGTCAGTCTGATATTATTGTCTGCACAGGCTTGGGAGATTGGGAACAGGACGGATTAGAGTCTTTCTATAATCTCAAACGGGCCTTTGAAGAAAAAAATATTCCAGCTTGGTTTGATACCTGGGGAACGGATGTTGCCCATGATTGGATTTGGTGGAGAAAGCAAATGCCTTATTTCCTCCATGCGCTCGGCTTGTAG
- a CDS encoding ABC transporter ATP-binding protein encodes MLLEINHLEKIYRTRFSKEETRALQDVDFKVEEGEFIAIMGESGSGKTTLLNILATLDKPTRGSVILNNQDITKIKEGKLADFRLRNLGFVFQDFNLLDTLSIQDNIFLPLVLARESHQEMEKRLKVLAPKLRIQDLLKKRPFELSGGQKQRVAIARSLITQPQIVLADEPTAALDYRNSEDLLNLFEDINLDGQTILMVTHSANAASHAKRVLFIKDGRIFHQLYKAGKSNQDFAKEISLNMSALLGGE; translated from the coding sequence ATGTTATTAGAAATCAATCACTTAGAAAAAATTTATCGCACGCGCTTTTCAAAAGAGGAAACTCGTGCTCTCCAAGACGTGGATTTTAAGGTAGAAGAGGGCGAATTTATTGCCATTATGGGAGAAAGCGGCTCAGGTAAGACAACCCTTCTCAATATTCTTGCGACCTTGGATAAACCGACCAGAGGATCTGTCATCTTGAACAATCAGGACATTACCAAAATCAAGGAAGGCAAGCTGGCTGATTTCCGTTTGCGAAACCTAGGCTTTGTTTTTCAAGATTTTAACCTCTTGGACACTCTGTCTATTCAAGACAATATCTTTTTACCTCTGGTCTTAGCGCGTGAGAGTCATCAAGAGATGGAAAAACGGTTGAAGGTCCTGGCACCGAAACTACGGATTCAAGATTTACTGAAAAAACGCCCCTTTGAATTGTCTGGTGGTCAAAAGCAGCGCGTGGCTATTGCTCGCAGTCTAATTACGCAGCCACAGATTGTCCTAGCGGACGAACCGACTGCCGCCTTAGACTATCGCAATTCAGAAGATCTGCTGAATCTGTTTGAGGATATTAACTTAGATGGACAAACGATCTTGATGGTTACTCACTCAGCCAACGCAGCCAGTCATGCTAAACGGGTCTTGTTTATCAAGGACGGACGGATTTTCCATCAATTATATAAAGCAGGCAAGAGCAATCAAGACTTTGCCAAGGAAATTTCGCTCAACATGTCCGCACTTTTAGGGGGTGAGTAG
- a CDS encoding ABC transporter permease: MFYLKLAGQNIRKSIGVFAPFVLASLVLFTLICSMFLLMLSPVMKSMGSGALSIGLGVVVLTIFSLIMEIYSFNFLMQQRAREFGLYNMLGMNKKKVSLIASLELILIFLLVVVLGSVLASVFSNVLYLIFVNLTKYGELHFSISPLAFGMTAFLFAGIFFILELLAIRTIGKTSPLILFRASEKGEKEPRGNLLLAALGVLSLGVGYYLSLSSRTAGIGVIWRFFVAVLFVIAGTYLFYISFMTWYLKMRRKNKRYFYTPEHFITTSQMIFRMKQHATGLANITLLAVMAFVTIATTTSLYTGMANMTSGLYPKETSITYPVADRSQGEMAFQQSVLSHFPEKAEDSLAYLTYQAGLVYDEGDEIVINPETIANPDFNKMFFTYFITQDDFRKLGNELPKLTENQIAFIRPSEPNALKTVTLGDKTFENVNVQNQPIFPDITNTLNPAVMVVSDDSVLAAFSDYYAANNPQGYLVSLDYRVFTDLTKEEVASLGEQSGDMYHILDANGEYLGNAMQKTDFGNMLLGFTGGFLFTGFLLGISFLLGAALIIYYKQYSEGHEDKKSYKILQEVGMSQQAVKKTINSQTLIVFFMPLAMATLHFIVSLVMLKQMLLSFGVVSSVMIYSVSGVTLLAVALIYFVIYKWTSRTYYHIIER; the protein is encoded by the coding sequence ATGTTTTATCTCAAACTTGCTGGGCAAAATATCCGAAAATCCATCGGCGTATTTGCACCCTTTGTTTTAGCCAGCCTCGTCCTTTTTACCCTAATCTGTTCCATGTTTTTACTCATGCTTAGTCCAGTCATGAAATCTATGGGGTCAGGCGCCCTATCTATCGGACTCGGGGTGGTTGTCCTGACTATTTTCTCGCTGATTATGGAAATTTATAGCTTCAATTTTCTCATGCAACAACGGGCTAGAGAGTTTGGACTTTACAATATGCTGGGGATGAACAAGAAGAAGGTTTCCCTGATTGCTAGTTTGGAACTGATACTCATTTTCTTGCTAGTTGTCGTATTGGGTTCTGTACTCGCTAGTGTTTTCTCCAATGTCCTTTATCTGATTTTTGTTAATTTGACGAAATACGGAGAACTTCACTTTAGCATTTCACCGTTGGCCTTTGGTATGACAGCCTTTCTCTTTGCTGGTATCTTCTTTATCTTGGAATTGCTGGCCATTCGGACAATCGGCAAAACCAGTCCGCTGATTTTATTTAGGGCTAGTGAAAAAGGGGAGAAGGAGCCCAGAGGAAATCTACTGTTGGCAGCCCTTGGAGTTCTTAGCCTTGGGGTTGGTTACTACCTATCACTATCTTCCAGAACAGCGGGAATCGGTGTGATTTGGCGATTCTTTGTCGCCGTGCTCTTTGTCATTGCTGGTACCTATCTTTTCTATATCAGTTTTATGACTTGGTATTTGAAAATGCGTCGGAAAAACAAACGATATTTCTACACACCTGAGCATTTCATTACCACCTCGCAGATGATTTTTCGGATGAAACAGCACGCAACTGGTTTGGCCAATATTACGCTCTTAGCTGTCATGGCCTTTGTGACCATTGCGACAACGACATCCCTCTATACAGGTATGGCAAATATGACCAGTGGACTTTATCCAAAGGAAACATCCATTACCTATCCTGTTGCGGATAGGAGTCAGGGTGAAATGGCCTTCCAGCAATCGGTGCTCAGCCATTTTCCAGAAAAAGCAGAAGATAGTCTGGCCTACCTAACCTATCAGGCTGGTCTAGTCTACGATGAGGGAGATGAGATTGTCATCAATCCAGAAACCATTGCTAATCCAGATTTTAACAAGATGTTTTTTACCTACTTTATTACCCAAGATGATTTCAGAAAACTGGGTAATGAGTTACCTAAATTGACTGAAAATCAAATTGCCTTTATTCGTCCGAGCGAACCGAACGCTTTGAAAACCGTGACATTGGGCGATAAAACGTTTGAAAATGTGAATGTTCAAAACCAACCAATTTTTCCAGATATTACTAATACTCTAAATCCTGCGGTGATGGTGGTCAGTGATGATAGTGTGTTAGCCGCTTTTAGTGACTACTATGCCGCCAATAACCCTCAGGGTTATCTCGTCAGCTTGGATTACCGGGTCTTTACAGATTTGACTAAGGAAGAGGTTGCTTCCCTTGGTGAGCAGTCGGGTGATATGTACCATATTCTTGACGCAAATGGTGAATATCTAGGAAACGCCATGCAAAAAACGGACTTTGGGAATATGCTTCTAGGCTTCACAGGCGGCTTCCTCTTTACCGGTTTCTTGTTGGGCATTAGTTTCTTGCTTGGTGCAGCATTGATTATCTACTACAAGCAGTATTCAGAAGGACATGAAGACAAGAAATCTTACAAGATTTTACAGGAAGTGGGCATGAGCCAACAAGCTGTCAAGAAAACCATCAACTCTCAAACTCTCATTGTTTTCTTTATGCCTCTGGCTATGGCGACCCTGCACTTTATCGTTTCTCTCGTTATGCTTAAGCAAATGCTACTGTCGTTTGGCGTTGTATCGTCTGTCATGATATACAGCGTCAGCGGAGTGACCTTGCTTGCCGTTGCTCTTATCTATTTTGTTATTTATAAGTGGACAAGCCGAACCTATTATCATATTATCGAACGATAG
- a CDS encoding type II toxin-antitoxin system RelE family toxin, with amino-acid sequence MAKYRVDYAPSFFEDMDKLDKGTSRQIARWIDKHLVDVDFPRSPGKYLTGKLAGYVRFRVGNYRIIAVVDEGELVLLNLHVGHRSDIYKKLK; translated from the coding sequence ATGGCTAAGTATCGTGTGGACTATGCCCCAAGTTTCTTTGAAGATATGGATAAGCTTGATAAGGGAACCAGCCGGCAAATTGCTAGGTGGATTGATAAACACTTGGTAGATGTGGATTTTCCCCGGTCTCCTGGGAAGTACTTGACGGGAAAGTTAGCTGGTTATGTTCGCTTTCGCGTGGGAAATTATCGTATAATTGCAGTGGTTGATGAGGGTGAATTGGTCTTGCTCAATCTCCATGTAGGACATCGTTCAGATATTTATAAGAAGTTGAAATAA
- a CDS encoding alpha/beta hydrolase, with product MNKSYFYLDMKTHELQVPYTQQNRRVRVLLPKNYEEDKDTRYPVVYFHDGQNVLYSKESFSGHSWKTIPTIKRNPDIPKMIIVAIDNDGLERMNEYAAWKYSEMGIPGIQFGGKGTLYAEFVMDVVKPFIDKEYRTKPDKAHTAMIGSSLGGNITQFMGLAYQDQIGCLGVFSSANWLHQEAFNRYIERQPLDPDQRVYIYVGTEEADDTDKTLMAGNIKQAYINSSLSYYRQLIAGGVALENLKLEITSGAIHNEIAWAHHLPECLRFLSEKW from the coding sequence GTGAATAAATCCTATTTTTACCTTGATATGAAAACCCACGAATTGCAGGTTCCCTATACCCAGCAGAATCGCCGCGTTCGTGTCTTGCTTCCGAAAAATTATGAAGAAGACAAGGATACTCGCTATCCTGTGGTTTACTTCCACGATGGGCAAAATGTCCTATATAGCAAGGAATCCTTTTCTGGGCATTCTTGGAAAACCATCCCCACCATCAAGCGCAATCCTGACATCCCTAAGATGATTATCGTGGCTATTGACAACGACGGCTTGGAGCGGATGAACGAATACGCTGCCTGGAAATACAGCGAAATGGGGATTCCAGGGATCCAATTTGGTGGCAAGGGAACCCTCTATGCCGAATTTGTCATGGATGTGGTCAAGCCCTTTATCGATAAAGAATACCGAACCAAGCCAGATAAGGCTCATACTGCCATGATTGGTTCCTCGCTGGGAGGAAATATCACCCAGTTTATGGGCCTGGCCTACCAGGATCAGATTGGCTGTCTAGGTGTCTTCTCATCTGCCAACTGGCTGCACCAAGAGGCCTTTAACCGCTACATTGAGCGTCAGCCGTTGGATCCAGACCAACGGGTTTACATCTATGTTGGGACAGAAGAAGCAGATGATACCGACAAGACCCTTATGGCTGGCAATATCAAACAGGCCTATATCAATTCCTCGCTTTCCTATTACCGTCAGTTGATAGCAGGAGGAGTGGCGTTGGAAAATCTCAAGTTGGAAATCACCTCTGGTGCCATTCATAATGAGATTGCTTGGGCTCATCATTTGCCAGAGTGTCTGCGTTTTTTAAGTGAAAAATGGTAA
- the relB gene encoding type II toxin-antitoxin system RelB family antitoxin, producing MAAITLKVSEQDKLFMQAMAKFEGVSLSELIRTKTLEALEDEYDARVADIALAEYEADLAKGIEPISWEEMLEDLGLTDEDLL from the coding sequence ATGGCAGCTATTACATTGAAAGTTTCTGAGCAGGACAAGCTCTTTATGCAGGCTATGGCAAAGTTTGAAGGTGTGAGTTTGTCAGAACTTATTCGGACCAAAACACTTGAAGCACTTGAAGACGAGTACGATGCGCGTGTGGCAGACATTGCCTTGGCAGAATACGAAGCAGACTTAGCCAAAGGAATTGAGCCGATTAGCTGGGAGGAAATGTTGGAAGACTTGGGGTTGACGGATGAAGACCTACTATAA
- a CDS encoding phosphomannomutase/phosphoglucomutase, producing the protein MTHHHVLQNGSDIRGIAIATKEQAVNLTPQATKQIARGLIHWLTQNPELARAFQEGQLKIGIGRDSRISGPNLLEAFSEEAVRLGVQVVDFGMATTPALFMSTQYPQFKCHAGVMITASHLPYYFNGIKIFSEKGGAEHEDIDYILSHSEDLPASHLGSVTSADLITPYAQDLVDKICRACDGQEKPLSGLHIIVDAGNGAGGFFAEKVLAELGADTTGSQFLDPDGTFPNHVPNPDNKEAMESIRQAVLAAGADLGIIFDTDVDRAALVTKSGQILNRNNLIAVLSQIVLAEHPGTSIVTNSPTSEHLKVFIERLGGKQIRYISGYRNVINKAIETNKAGIDCQLAIETSGHAAFKENYFLDDGTYVAAKILMLLPKLQTEGKSLDDLIDQLKQPLETQEVRFKLEAEDYRTLGEGVIDDFRQTNIEGFAFNPENEEGVRFDLSHPYGDGWFLLRMSLHEPLLVLQIENDQAGYIPAVLRTISTFLDHYPDVDQEKLKELLK; encoded by the coding sequence ATGACCCACCATCATGTTTTGCAAAACGGATCTGATATCCGTGGAATTGCGATTGCAACAAAGGAGCAGGCTGTTAATTTGACACCGCAGGCAACGAAGCAGATTGCGCGTGGCCTCATCCACTGGCTAACTCAGAATCCCGAACTAGCAAGAGCCTTCCAAGAAGGCCAACTTAAGATTGGTATCGGACGAGATAGCCGCATTAGTGGTCCAAATTTGCTCGAGGCATTTTCAGAAGAAGCCGTTCGATTGGGGGTTCAAGTCGTAGATTTTGGCATGGCAACTACCCCAGCCCTCTTCATGAGTACCCAGTACCCTCAGTTCAAGTGTCACGCCGGCGTCATGATTACTGCCAGTCACCTGCCTTATTATTTTAATGGCATTAAGATTTTTTCGGAAAAAGGCGGAGCAGAACACGAGGACATTGACTACATCCTCTCGCATAGTGAAGACTTACCAGCTTCCCACCTTGGAAGTGTGACCTCAGCAGACCTGATTACACCTTATGCTCAGGACCTGGTTGACAAAATTTGTAGAGCCTGTGACGGACAAGAAAAGCCCCTGAGCGGTCTCCATATCATCGTTGATGCTGGAAATGGAGCGGGTGGATTCTTTGCTGAGAAGGTTTTGGCGGAGTTAGGTGCAGATACCACAGGCTCGCAATTCCTAGACCCAGATGGCACCTTCCCAAATCATGTTCCCAATCCCGACAATAAGGAAGCCATGGAAAGCATCCGTCAGGCTGTTCTTGCAGCAGGGGCAGACTTAGGGATTATCTTTGATACCGACGTTGACCGCGCAGCCTTGGTCACTAAATCTGGTCAAATTCTCAACCGGAACAACCTGATTGCAGTCCTCAGTCAGATTGTTCTCGCCGAACATCCTGGAACCAGCATTGTAACCAATTCTCCGACAAGTGAACACCTGAAGGTTTTCATAGAACGCCTTGGAGGCAAGCAAATTCGCTACATCTCAGGTTATCGCAATGTCATCAACAAGGCCATTGAAACCAATAAGGCAGGAATCGACTGCCAGCTGGCTATTGAAACCTCTGGACATGCAGCCTTCAAGGAAAATTATTTCTTAGATGATGGGACGTATGTAGCAGCAAAAATCCTCATGCTCTTACCAAAACTTCAGACAGAAGGAAAGTCCTTGGACGACTTGATTGATCAGTTAAAACAGCCACTTGAAACGCAGGAAGTGCGTTTCAAACTAGAAGCAGAAGATTATCGTACGCTCGGTGAAGGGGTTATTGATGATTTCCGGCAGACAAACATTGAGGGCTTTGCTTTTAATCCTGAGAATGAAGAAGGAGTGCGCTTTGACCTAAGCCATCCTTATGGAGATGGCTGGTTCTTGCTCCGCATGAGCTTACACGAGCCGCTTTTGGTTCTTCAGATTGAAAATGACCAAGCAGGGTATATCCCAGCTGTCCTGCGAACTATTTCGACTTTCTTAGACCACTATCCAGATGTTGATCAGGAAAAATTAAAAGAATTGTTAAAGTGA
- a CDS encoding ATP-grasp domain-containing protein encodes MNYLVISPFYPENFQPFTIELAKQEGVTVLGIGQEPYDQLPEELRNALTEYFRVENLENLDEVKRAAAFLIYKHGPIDRVESHNEHWLETDAALREQFNIFGAKPSQLKKTKFKSEMKKYFVKAGVPVVPGQVVKVDKDIDKAVKKIGFPMIAKPDNGVGAAATFKLLNQQDLAAFREYWNGQTVYFFEKLVESSELCTYDGLIDSKGNVVFETTFNYVYAPLELLEAKKDNAYYILKEMDPKLQEYGRSIIKAFGMKERFFHIEFFRNGDDYIALEYNNRPAGGFTVDVYNYAHSIDLYQDYANVVTGKEVADRPYEPQYCLAVTRRDATNYAHSEEEFLAKYAANVKMVRRMPRAFAELQGDTIYILTTDNRDVLNDMIAFVGKTV; translated from the coding sequence ATGAATTACCTCGTTATTTCCCCCTTTTATCCTGAAAACTTCCAACCTTTTACTATTGAGTTAGCTAAACAAGAAGGTGTCACAGTTCTTGGTATCGGTCAAGAGCCTTATGACCAATTGCCTGAAGAATTGCGTAATGCTTTGACAGAGTATTTCCGTGTTGAAAATCTGGAAAATCTGGATGAGGTTAAGCGTGCCGCAGCCTTTCTTATCTATAAACATGGACCAATTGACCGTGTTGAATCCCATAATGAACACTGGTTGGAAACTGATGCGGCCTTGAGGGAACAGTTCAATATTTTTGGTGCCAAGCCAAGTCAGCTTAAAAAGACCAAGTTCAAATCTGAGATGAAGAAATATTTTGTCAAAGCTGGTGTTCCTGTTGTACCCGGACAGGTAGTCAAGGTTGACAAAGATATTGATAAGGCAGTGAAGAAAATTGGTTTTCCAATGATTGCCAAGCCTGACAATGGTGTGGGTGCCGCAGCCACATTTAAGTTGCTAAACCAGCAGGATCTTGCAGCTTTCCGCGAGTATTGGAACGGACAGACAGTCTATTTCTTTGAAAAATTGGTCGAATCCAGTGAACTATGCACCTACGATGGTCTGATTGACAGCAAGGGAAATGTAGTTTTTGAAACAACCTTTAATTATGTTTATGCTCCTCTTGAACTATTAGAAGCAAAGAAAGACAATGCCTACTATATTCTGAAAGAAATGGATCCGAAGTTGCAAGAATACGGCAGATCCATCATCAAGGCCTTTGGTATGAAGGAGCGCTTTTTCCATATCGAATTTTTCCGTAATGGCGACGACTACATTGCTCTTGAATACAATAATCGTCCTGCCGGTGGATTTACAGTTGATGTATACAATTATGCTCATTCGATTGACCTCTATCAGGATTATGCAAATGTTGTGACAGGAAAAGAAGTGGCAGACCGTCCTTATGAACCACAGTATTGTCTAGCAGTTACGCGTCGTGATGCAACCAACTATGCGCATTCTGAGGAAGAATTCCTCGCCAAGTATGCTGCCAATGTTAAGATGGTAAGAAGAATGCCGCGCGCCTTTGCCGAACTTCAAGGAGATACTATTTACATCTTGACAACAGACAATCGAGATGTCTTGAATGATATGATTGCCTTTGTTGGGAAAACAGTGTAG